From the genome of Carassius carassius chromosome 49, fCarCar2.1, whole genome shotgun sequence:
ATTTGGGTCATTAGATGACTAAAGTAATTAAATCATTATCAGGTATAGCTCAGTACTCTGTTTACTGATAACACAACTACACTGCTGAAGTTAAGAGGAAATGCCTTCAGTGATCACACAGGTAAGATTATAACCCATCCTTCAGCACCTTTATTTCCTTCATTCCTTCACTGAAATCACTTCAAGACTAGAAAGCAGCGCTGCAGTGCTTTCACTGTCTCGTCTCAGATTCCTGCTCTATATATAACCAGGAGCAAAATACAAGAGTTCTTTCAAAACAAGACTCATGGTTGATGTGAAATGAAAAGTCATCCAACAACATCCTCATTTCATTGTTTCCTGTTCACAAAATATGAGAGATTTCAAATCAAATGGACTCTCAGCTTAAtcgtataaatatataaatacacatatatatacacacacttatttgtgttttatgTCCATTTATTTCCATCTGCTTCCATGTTAAATCATTAATAAGAGAGGAGCGACATATAAAGATTGTTTTGAAAAAATACTTTATGATAAAGGTCACCCAGTCACAGCTATGCCATTTAAATTTGCCTATAAAACCCCAAAAATGCTGTCTAGCTAGGCAACTCTACATCTTGAGGTAGCTGGTTTCCAGAATGTGCCGTTGTCTCACGTCTGCATGGCCTTGATCAAGATGTGTTGTGATTGAATCATGTGTCCTTCAGATGTCTGGAGATCACTCTAGTGACATCTGATACAAACACTGCGGATGTAAAAATAACCTTCAGCAGACCAGAGTACTGTACACTAAGCGTCCActtaaaaatgcttttcttactCAACCTTACATTTTGGATCTCATCAAGATAGGAGCTTTTGATGCGGCCTTAACTTCTGAACACATTTAGTGCCTGATCTTACTAAAACACCACATTATTACAGTAAAATCACAGACTGTGGAGGCTAATATCAGCTAACTATTAACTGGTATTACAGGACGAAAATAAATGAGTGTGGAGATCTCTCTTATCAGTACTGTCACAATACTCAGAACTGATTTGGAAAACACTAGAACTCTGTGAAATATTGTCACAAGTAGTTGACTAGACCTTTCTGCCTCCATTTATCACAAAACAATATCACCCTTAGGTCAAACTCGCATTTACAACTCCTTGAAATTGAAGAGAACAATAAAAAGCACCTGACAAACAAGACACTGTAAACCAGCCCTTGTCCGCTGCACTAGAACTATTGCTTCAGAGCAGAAGGTTGTTTTTGTACAGTCAACTAATGATGGCGCGTTAAGCCCCGCCCCGCGGACGTGTTAGTCTCCGTGACGTCACGCCCGCTATTAAAGAAAACCACCAAACAGCGgccagaaacacacaaacatcagCGGACTAACAGCTCGGACCGTCGCGACGGGTTCACACGAAGTCTCTATATTCTGGGAGCTTCTCTTTTTGCTCGGATAAGGCAAGGATAACACATTTTGTTTCACATTACAGCGCTTGAAACCTCGTGATAAGGTTATAGGGAAATTTTACTCGATTTGGTGAAATGACAGGGTAGTAAAGACTAATATTCTTATTCCTAGCGTAATTCGCTTGGATTATGTTATTTAATGTGTTAGTTGTTAATTTAAAACGATAAACTCGCCGAGATTCACCAAATATGGCTGTTAGCCGATGCTAGCATGTTAGCTAGTAACATTAGCCTGTTGTTCCTTTCGACCTAAACGCTGAAATCTGACGCGAAACCATCACGTTTGTGTTTAAACACGCGAGTTTGGCCCTTAACCAGCTGTTTGCTTCGCATTTAACCCGGTTTTGTCTTTTAGGGTCACTGCAGTAACAAAATAAAACGTGATGCAGGAAACTCAAAGCCCGGGTAGTTAGTGTGTCTTCATCACCTAGTGAGCTGATAAACACGTTTTAAAAACCTTTTCTTCACTTCTGTTCCTCTATATCGGGACGGATCTGTCCTGATCTGACACTCTGAGGGAGTATAATCGTCTTTTTATGAGCAGTGTTTGTACTTTGGCTCAAACAGGAAGAGTGTTTAAACAAAGGCGAACACGGGATATGTTCACCCCGACCCAGATAAACAGCAGATAAACCTCTACATCACCGTCCATCTGCACTCCTTCACCCTCACAAACCCCTCACACGGAACACAACACGGGGTTTGAGGAGATCAACAACTGTGTGGAGACTCTTATGCGCTTTATAAACCACTGTCTGTATGTTAGCCGTGATGCTAGTGTTAGCATGACTCAGTGGATTTCACTACGAGGCCTCAAACACTGAAAAACCTCGATGAAATCTACACATGCTTGGTGAATATCACAGAAATCAAGCTTGCATGATAAAGTGTACTTTGTATGAGCTGTATATGTCTTTTTAAATGCTTGGTGCTTAGTTATGAGCTGTTCTGTGGAgttctttttcttcctctttttagCTTAATGGTTTGACTTTGTTTTCACTCgtgtctttgtttttctctgtATGCCGTGTGTGTTGCTCTATATGCCGTGTGTTTTGTCATCCAGACAGGGCTGAATGGGCACGGATGGCTGACGTCATTGTGGCCTGTTGGGGCTTTGCTATTTTTGGCTTTATCAAACTGTATGAGGCCATGTGTAGAGCGGAAGGTGCCACACAAACAGGCTCCTACTcgaggtctgtgtgtgtgatggaggCAGGTCAAGACTGTCGGGTATTTATAGCTGTTTTCATGGTGGAGGCTGTTCTGAACAGTCACATTGCACCCTTGTGACAGATGAACACTAATCCAGCCGTCCATGTGAGCCAGAGCGACGCGTGACCCATGAGGTGGCTTTTCGGGGAAAACCTCTGGTGCTGGGGAGGGTGAAATGGTGCAATCTCGTGTTTACTCCCGAGACTTGTCACTTCTGACAGATTTCAGGTGTATTGCTGGAAAGCGTTGGATGTggatggcgtttctgctgttgtCTGTCTCCATCTGAACACAATGTTCAAGATGTTCCTCCTACAGATATATTAACTTGCCACACTGCTAGTCAGCATTTACCCCTCAAGACACAATAGTCACGCTTTATCTACTTAGCAGGGTGATCATAGTATTGACATTTCAATAGTTGGTTCCACTGAAATTGGTATTGAGTTATAATTTGATACAGCAGAGAAAGTTATCTAACACTTTAATTGGTTTGCTGTTATTGATAATGTGACTATGGACCAGGGGTTGGTGATATAACCAATAATATTTCATGGTAATGTGCATTATATCATGTTTTTGTTGTCtataaaaaataagaacataagcCAATTACAAACACGGATTGTAATTggtatttattgcatttatgtaACTCTTGTATTATAAGGCTTAGATGCTGATATGGCAGGACAAAGGCTGTGCAGTATTTTTTTGAGCTCTAGGAatcctttaaatgtataaaaagtgaGAGAAATTGAATAAAAACACTAGTTACCACTGAATGGGGACTTAATTTCTTTGTGACTAACATATCAATAGCTTTACATCCATGCAGCTCAAAATTGTTTATTGCAACATTGTGGATTGATACTTCGTATTATGTCCACAGTATGATTTCTTGTAGCCCAGTCCTAATTAATATCAAGGTTTTAGGTCACTCCAtgggaggtgtttttttttactttttgtttgagtGTTTCAAGTCCGTAATGATTACAAAACAAGCCAATAAATAAACAAGCAGAAGGACAAATTAAAAACCGAACCATTGCGAAAATGGAAAAACATAATTTGagacttttgaattttttttttttttaccaaaaagtgCACACAGTAAACATTATAATCTAGAGCAGTGATCGTCAACCCCTAATACCTTActcacattttatattaaaatcttcattaaaatgatctaaaaacattaaaaatagatgcacaacattttaaattgagtaggtttatttttttttcattaaaactgaACTGTCCGCGGCTTGAATCAGTTTAGATTTAGAGGGCCTTCAAATATCACGGTCAAAAGGGGGTTTGAAATAAAAGGTTGATTCACTGATCTCTGCCATTCAGATGAGAGTGCTTATGTCAGATAATGCACGTGTTTACAGCTTGTAGACTAAACTAAACTTTCAGTGCTGCTCATCTCTCTGGTATTGCAGTGTTTTCATGGCAGATGATCTTAGTTCTGAGATTAGTTCTCCTGACGTCAATACGGTCTTGTCTTCCTGCCATAATGTGTGAATGAAGGATTTAACTGGTTAACAGTGAAACAACCCTCAGGCATCAGCTCAGTCTGGTTGTAAATCAATCAGATGATCCGTGGTGTGAGTTCGCAGGAAAGGGTGATTCTGTGCCAATCCGATGCCATCAAATCTTTCAGATGTCTGACTCTAAATCTGATTTTCCGTCTGCAGCAACATTGCTCCTTTACCAATGCAAATCCTCTAAATGAAGCCAGTCTTTGATTCCTCCTTCACACACTGTTACACTCATGACTCTTGTGCTTTGCTCTCGACAGGAATCGCTCGTTTTCGGAGAGATGGCCCAGGAGACCAATCAAAGCCCCATGCTCTGTGCCACCGGCTGCGGGTTCTACGGCAACCCTCGGACCAATGGCATGTGCTCGGTCTGTTACAAAGAGCATCTAACACGGCAGAACAATGGGGGAGTCAGTCCTATTAGCACAATGGGTACGTGTTTCTACTCTTTGAACATCTTCACCGGTCGTCGGACACATTCGTGAGATTGTTCCTCAAGCGTCTCATTAACTTGAGGGGGTTTGTCTGTTCCAGCAGCTTCCAGCAGTGTCTCCAGCAGTCCTACCTCTGAATCCTCAGCCATCCAGATCATCGAAGCTACACTAAACAGCTCCTCATTGGCTAGTGTTGAGTCGCCCAACTCCTCCGCCGCCACTGCTGCCCTTCCTGTCACACAACAGATGACGGAGATGAGTATTTCCTGTGAAGACGAGGTGGTCTCGCTTAAAGTCGATGTACCTGAGCCAGGTTGGTGTTTGTGTTTCAGACTTGAAGAACTGTGTTCAGTATCGAATGCTAGCTTACTGCAACTAGTCTGAATAGAGCACGTTTTAAAACGGTGTACATATTCATGTGTGTATAAGGTGACCATGTGACCTCTCTTTCTGGGTTCAAATGCTGCATTAGGTCTACATTTCATGAGGTTCTGCCGTCAAAGTGATTCGCTTTGTTTGCTTCCAGATGAAACCGTTCCAGTGATCTTGGCATGTAGTTGTTTGTTAGTTGCTGATTGTGTGAATGTTTCTCCAGTTGTCACTCAGCCGACGGCGTCCGCCACACCTCCGAACACCGCTGAAGGAGAAGAGCCCAAAACCCCTGATGCCTCCAAACCCAAGAAGAACCGGTGCTTCATGTGCCGCAAGAAGGTCGGCCTGACAGGTGAGCACACGTTACATCACAGCTCCGATGTGATTGTTCTCTACACCGGTTCTGATGCTGATGTCTGCTCTGTCAGGGTTCGACTGCCGCTGTGGGAATCTCTTCTGTGGACTCCATCGCTACTCGGACAAGCACAACTGCCCCTACGACTACAAGGCTGCGGCTGCGGCCAAGATCCGCAAAGAGAACCCGGTGGTGGTGGCCGACAAGATTCAGAGAATATAAAGCGCTCGCCATCGCACCTCGACTTTGCGAGAGATTGGATACAAGGACTCGCACTTTGACCTGTGATTCTAAAgactagggtttttttttttaaattacagtatgGGAAAGAATCTCGTTTCTAAGCCAGTGCATGAGTGATCACTTTGATTCCACCTTTCTTTTGCTTTCTGTTGTTGGTATATAAAGCTTCAAGTGCTTAAAAAAAAGGAATCTCTATAAAAGGTGTGAAGCCGGAGACATCTGTTTTATGTGCTGTGACCTGGAATCTGATTGTGGTGTTGAAGGCTGACGTCCGTCGTGGTTGTCATTAGTTTACTCTGTGATCGTGTCTCCCGCTCGGACTCTCTGAAGACTGTTACGGCTCTGACCCGAGCGCCGTCAGAGCAGCAGTGCATGGCTGGCTCATGTAGCAAATGGACGCTCTTCTGTTTCCTCCGGGTCAAAGGTTCGGCCCTGCCATTATAGAGTCAGCCTTTACAACATTTATCAGCCACCTTTTCTGCTTGAGCATCAGTTATCCAGCTGTTGGAGTGATGCTGGGGTTTCCTTTTCATTCAACTGTGTTAAGTCATTTTTAAACCGTTGACAGACTCTGTGAAAATATATAATCCAATTTGGGTGGTTTAATGCAGCCAGGCCAGAATGCTTCATGATTAATTGAGCAACTGCATCCACTATACAGTGTCAAGTTCAGATGAGGTTGGACATggcagcaacacaactgtttcttCATTCTCCCACATGATCCTCGAAGACATTGAAGTGaatcattttgattattttcattGAGTTATGACACCTATTCGATTTATGGGATTCTTGAGGGtttgttggactttaaatgggtGTTTTGCATGGTTAGTGAAATGAGTATTTTACAGGTGACTACATACTAGaagtccattttttttctttttgctctttAATTCACTTTccctgtgtgtgtgattttgatcTTTTCAGTGGGTATTGAGTGTTAAATGCAGGTAACTTCATGCTGGTATTGTTTAGTGTCATTTAATCAGccgtgtgtgtgcgcgagtgttcGTGTCAGTGTATGAGTTAGTCAACATCTTCTACATCTGAGGCTCAGTCCCTTtcagtttctattttttttttttttttttggcgggtggggggggggggggttatctgGCTGCACAGCGCTGTTTTATTTCGAGCTTTGTGAGTTTACACGGTAAAACTAACCATCTGTTCAGATTTGATTTTAGTTATGCAAGTTTGTACAAACcatctttatttattatatgtattgcGCATATAATCTTGTTACCCAACATTACTGCGAAATTGTATCatgtaaataaaattatgtaCAGAGAATATCATTAAAATGTGTAGTTTGTCATTTTATGATGTCCATTATTACGAGATTGCTGGTTTCTGAGACGTGTGCGTGGAACTGATTTTAAGTTGATGCTTGTATTTCAGCAGGTTTAAGAGAATAGTTTGTTCTttgttttaaaaaggtacacGTATTTCCAGCATAACTTGGTTTTCCAGATAAATTTGGTGTTGAAATCATGCTTCATGTTAACAAAAGTTAAAGTAATCTCTGTCCTTCTGAAACTGTAATCCATGCCTTCATCTCTGCCAAGCTGGATTACTGTAATTCCCTTTATGTTGGGATTTGGCTATTCGGCTTTTGTCTCGATTACAGTTAGTTCAAAATGACTGCTGACTTCTCATTTATAAATCATCCCCTTCAGAATTACTGACTGAGCATCATTCATCCAGAGACCGTTGGTTATTCCTAGATCAAGTGTAGAGGTGTCCGTGACGTCTCCAGCTGTCCCCAGACTCCGGAATGACTTCCTGTTGCTATTAGATCTCTAATAACATTATTACACTGGAGAAATTGTGCAATATCTGAGAATTTATTGACTTTGAATGCATGCAACTCCAAACCGCTGCAGTAAAGTATCTTCATGTAAAGGGTGCACACATCATGGGAGGTCTCTTATAAGAACAGATTAATATGATTGAAATGATTGAATGCTCCttaatgatacagtaaaatgttttCCTTAGATTTACGCATTGAAGATGAGAGATGACGAGACTAGATTGCTCCTCTCTATAAGCCTCTGAAGTCAAATAATGGTGCATTTCTCTTAAATCCCTCAGTAAAATGGCTTCATGTGAAGTGTTCCCCTATAAGAACTGATCATTGTTTTCTCTACTTATTAGAGGTGGGGGTTTTATAACCCTCTACAGTGTAATaatgtcccatatctcaaaaacgctgcactaaaatgtttttatatgagACTGCTGTGCTTTATCCCAGATTGGTTTTGAGGAAACAACagttgcatttattaatttaatatttgacatgAAGGCACTTTACATCACCTGAACTCAAGGCATGATAAAGCATAATCTACGGTTTATGTGCGGTTAATGATTTAATTCCTCAAGCCCAGCTTTCAAATAAAAACAGTGTCTTGTGTGATTTCTGAATGCTGTGTGACTGACCGCATGTGACTACAATATTCATCTGAACTGGAAGTGATCCGGTGATTTCGGCTGTCGATGGACACGCACAACAAATATAAAgaagtacatttaaatatttatttgtaataaatatatattggtaTGTTATGTCTTTGTTGAAAAGACTTAAAAAGGATTACAGAACATGATTAGGGAagccgtggcctaatggttagtgagTCAGACtcacaatcaaagggttgtgagttcgagtcccggctggcaggaattgtaggaggggggagtgcatgtacagtgctctctccaccttcaataccatgactgaggtgcccttgagcaaggcattgaacccccaactgccgcagcataaatggctgcccactgctccaggtgtgcgtgcgtgcgtgtgtgcgtgcgtgcgcacttcggatgagttaaatgcagagcacgaattctgagtatgggtcaccacagtTCCCTCATCTGCAGATCTTCCTGAGCAGCGGCTCCTGAGCTTCTCCTTCAGCCCCTCGGGCTCTTTACGTGCTGTTTCATACtcctaaaatagaaaacagagaACAAAGTCTTGAAATACATCTGATATGCATGTAAATCCttataatgcacataaaaaaaccATGCACTCAATTGAATCAGATAAGAAAAGTGCATGGACTacaatggaaacacatttactgaataaattccTTAATGTGCAACAAAAACTCTGATTCTCCCCTCCCCAGATCATGTGACTGGCTAACTGGACTAACCAGCAGTCCATCTGAAATCCTTGAGCAAAAGTCTGTCATCAGAATGATTTGATAACTTTCCAGAACTGACGCGATTGCTTTTCCAAACGTCAGGCATCCAAATGCAAGACAGCATTAAAGCTTTTGTGTTTGCATTTCATCTCAAGTCATTTATGGGGAAACATCCACAATGTGGAaaacactttcattttcattattgATACTTTGCTTGATACTTGAATTATTTTGTTCACTTGAGCACATGGAAACAGTTTCATTTGCAAATTTTTTGTGTTATTACTGTTTCATAACTATAACTGAACTGATTGGAGCTGAATAATAAAACTATTGTCTTGCTAGAGCTGCTTAATCTCAGAACATTAGAGTTTGCATCACTGATCCTGTTACTTTTCTCTTTGATACTACATTGAAACAATctctattgttatttattattattattattatttcttttcacacaagttcaatttgcaactttggatggaaacatggcTACTATAAAAATATCTTTTTCCCAGGTGTCCCGGTTATGACCAATGATTAATTTATTTCCAGCTGAAAGTGTCTGATAATAGGGAGTTATGACAATGAAGTCAGTATTATACGGCTGGATGCATGATCAAACCTGCACGCATTCATGActgtatgtgaaaaaaaaacaacaacaataataataataataataatatatacatatatattatattataaagaaTGAAACTGTTCTGAGTGAGATtttcttaaataatttttaatacaatttcttaGTCTGTAATACAGCACACGTAACCTAAAATGTGCATCATTTAGCATCATAAAGGGTCAAATCACATAAAAAGCACATCAAATGTAAAAGTTACACTGTCTGGCCTTCTCTAGGAAGTTGGCTTTCTCCTCACACACATTCTGTCAAACAACACAAACAGGAGACATGGAGTGAAATCAAAGCCCTATCACAGCCTTACAATTACCAGCTCAATTTCAACTGAACCTTCACTGCATCCtcgaaaaatatagaaaaatatagattataatatagatttttaaacatttataaactgtaatctctagcttcGGGTCGCCGTTTAGTGTTtaatcatgtctaaatatttctTCACATGAAAAACTTGAAAATAAGTACGCAGGTATGACCTGCAATATTCTACAATTTAGTAAAGAGCCATGAAGGTACCTACAGTGGGTTAACCATATGATTAATGATTAATTTGATTTCTAAACACAAAATTActcttaatttgtctttttgcatTGGAATTTAAAAGCCTTCCTCTGTTTCACCTTATATACTACACAAATTGTAATATAAGTCATAGAAATACTAATTATATAGtaattaatttgtatattataatacaaattattgcaCAAATGGTATTTAGTACCAAAAGATCtccttaaaacattaaataaatgttactgaactaaaatataaaacatttattctaaCTGAAAAAGAGTAAAGCTGTATGGTCACATTATAATACCTGAGGATTAAATACAAGAAAACCATATTAAGGTTGCCTCTCCATAAGTCTCCAGAATAAAATGATTCTGTAATTGTCAGCGACATAATAATCAATTCATAATATGCTGCAATGTTTACCAAAAAATGCTGCCAATGGCTGTGTAGTGAAGCTGCGTCTATTCTGCTGAACCCATTTAAATGTGTAGTTTGATTGGAGCGCTGtgtgaaccacgtgaccgcgcgGTGACGATCAAAGAGATCAAAGCGTGTCGCAACTCTGTTTGTCAACTCTGGCTTTAACTGAAGCGCTGCATTTTAGGATTTACGCCACATTAAATGcgtaaataattgtatttattgtttaaatttcgTATTAAAACTTACAGAATTTGAATGCTGACAGGGTTGGGTTGCCAGTTGTGTCGTGAGATTTAGATGAACAGCGCGAGAGCGGGACACAGAGTCTGGTTGGTTCAGTTTGTGATTTGTGCGCTTACAACACATAAGCACTAGATGGCAGTAAAGAATTACTCTGTGATATTTGTTTTGGAGTGAATTTTTTACATTCATCAAACTAAACGGAGTAACTCAAAACCCAATTTTGCTCATTTAGAAACagcatttaaagtttatttagaaactgtaaagtaaaaaaataaaaaataaataaaaaatcgaaAAGCCCAAAGAACTGTGCATCTGCAAcactgatttatttttctttctcctttaagttctatttttttattgtcttttaattTGTACTTACAAAATGTGTGAATGTGACAAATATGCCATGAACTTGCTGTTGAATTCTGTAATTTTGAAagttcaatatttatatttactactCCTGTTTTATGTACCTGACTCTTTACCAAAGTGTGCGTTTTTGCACATTAAATGTCAGCGAAGCAGCTATATTTAAccacaatttcaaataaataaattgttttcaatatatatttagaGGGCAATTATATAATACACAGTATTGGCCAAAAGTTATGTCTGGAGAGAGGACATTTGCACAATATTTGCTTTTAATAACTCAAAATGTTTAAGCATCAAAATATGACAAACGTGTTATATCTGGAAAAAGAAAACACTAAACTTGATTAAGGGTTTTGACTGAAAATAATATTTGGCAATAAAATAAATCTACAGTttatctgtcacagtgtctggtctgtgtatccctgggtgtccactagaggtctcacttccccttatcgtcaccccacttcagcactgcatttcacTCAAGCCCTTATCTGGACTAATCACttcattgcacacagctgttcACACTCACATTGTTGGCACCtgtttgtttctgtcattgtCATGGAGTCCTTTGTTTAATGTTTAACCCTGTATTCTCCTGTTCCCTGGCTTGTTCATGTTTCTTGTGTTGGATTGATTACCTGGATTTTGACCTTTGCCTGGCTGATTTATGATTCTGGATTACCCTATTAAaaacactgcttttggatcttaTTGTTTGTGTGCATTCCGTGACATTATCAGCTTatgaatatgattttattttaatatgcaacaacaacaaaaaatgcataGACATTGAGTTATACGCTGACTTTTgaatattcaatattcacatgCATATTCCTCAATAAGAATATTTGTTTAAAGGTTATTCTCATAAAATAGAAATCTCTgcaattttcagttttatttgacATTAAAATAATCCCCAGATCTACATGCTGATGTCCAGAAGTAAAATTTCTAGTCCATCTTTAACCATGCATTCAGTATAATAAGACATGCTACACACTTGAGAAGCCGTATATCAGGAATGAACCAGGTGTTCAAAGGTCAAATACACAAGGACAGTTTTGGGGTGAATATATCCACTCATGAAGCAGTCATCTTCTCTTTCATCCTCACACTTTCATCACTGCACTCCAGCTCTACTCTCTCATGCTTTCCCAGCattcttctctttctgtcttttctatttaaaattcATTGCCTGAATGTCATTGTTTTTTCCAGAGAGGCGGAGATGAGGGATATGGTCATCAGCATATTCTGTGAAGATGAACGGACAAGTAAAGATGTTTATGGTGATGTGAATAACAGATGTATGTGATCATCAGCTTACCTCTGCATGGTCCTCTTTCAAAAACAACATCATCGATTGCAATATCACTCCTTGCTGATGCTCCTCTGGTGGCTACAAACACAATCTAAGTATGTGCACATAGacataatatattaatgaatgttgactaaatttaaaacatttttttaaataatacttaaataaaataacaaataaaaaagtagCTCTTAACTGATGGGTCACATCATTATATTGTCTGGCTTATGCAATTTttggta
Proteins encoded in this window:
- the zfand5b gene encoding AN1-type zinc finger protein 5b isoform X2, translated to MAQETNQSPMLCATGCGFYGNPRTNGMCSVCYKEHLTRQNNGGVSPISTMASSSVSSSPTSESSAIQIIEATLNSSSLASVESPNSSAATAALPVTQQMTEMSISCEDEVVSLKVDVPEPVVTQPTASATPPNTAEGEEPKTPDASKPKKNRCFMCRKKVGLTGFDCRCGNLFCGLHRYSDKHNCPYDYKAAAAAKIRKENPVVVADKIQRI
- the zfand5b gene encoding AN1-type zinc finger protein 5b isoform X1 — protein: MAQETNQSPMLCATGCGFYGNPRTNGMCSVCYKEHLTRQNNGGVSPISTMAASSSVSSSPTSESSAIQIIEATLNSSSLASVESPNSSAATAALPVTQQMTEMSISCEDEVVSLKVDVPEPVVTQPTASATPPNTAEGEEPKTPDASKPKKNRCFMCRKKVGLTGFDCRCGNLFCGLHRYSDKHNCPYDYKAAAAAKIRKENPVVVADKIQRI